Proteins encoded by one window of Coleofasciculus chthonoplastes PCC 7420:
- a CDS encoding SGNH/GDSL hydrolase family protein, giving the protein MKKPIVALGFTVFSFMLPAEALAATFSKMYVFGDSLSDPGNIYNATAAVNSIPIPPGVEVPPVEPSVPPYDEDGRFSNHLVWSDYLAQDLGIDLIPSTELSVFSHGSDILSPIALINGQPQVSPFFNGATATNSVNFAFGAAQTGTQGVGEFGELIPGMLTQVEWFEDDLAVAGQQADDDALYIVWGGPNDYQLVSEPEPEETVGNLAEAVQTLYDLGARNFLVPNLPDLGKTPRALSMGDDISMSLTTLSQIHNTLLNRSLGDLSQLDDMNIVEFDAFSMLNKTIANPEVKGFTNVTNSCIESLKDDGKLDGTQAFEVCDHPDEYLFWDGIHPTTVAHEQLADEALLALESEPQSVPEPVSSAALGFLGLGWLIDKKFKKFQANCSTKEKSN; this is encoded by the coding sequence ATGAAAAAACCAATCGTAGCTTTAGGATTTACTGTCTTTTCCTTCATGTTGCCCGCAGAGGCTTTAGCGGCTACATTTAGCAAAATGTACGTCTTTGGTGATAGTCTCTCTGATCCCGGTAACATTTACAATGCCACCGCTGCCGTTAATAGTATACCGATACCTCCTGGTGTTGAAGTACCGCCAGTTGAACCTTCTGTTCCCCCCTACGATGAGGACGGACGTTTTTCTAATCATCTAGTCTGGAGCGATTACTTGGCACAGGATTTGGGAATAGACCTGATCCCCTCTACGGAATTATCCGTATTTTCACACGGTTCTGATATCCTTTCCCCTATCGCATTAATTAACGGTCAACCTCAAGTTAGTCCTTTCTTTAATGGTGCGACGGCTACCAACAGCGTGAACTTTGCCTTCGGTGCGGCTCAAACAGGAACTCAAGGGGTGGGTGAGTTTGGTGAACTGATACCGGGAATGTTGACTCAAGTTGAGTGGTTTGAAGATGATCTAGCTGTAGCAGGTCAACAAGCTGATGATGATGCACTCTATATTGTATGGGGGGGTCCTAACGATTACCAGCTTGTATCTGAACCTGAACCAGAGGAAACAGTCGGGAATTTAGCCGAAGCGGTACAAACACTCTATGATTTAGGAGCGCGTAATTTCCTTGTCCCGAACTTGCCAGATTTGGGTAAAACCCCTCGCGCACTTAGCATGGGTGATGATATATCCATGAGTCTTACCACATTATCTCAAATCCATAACACCCTATTAAACAGAAGTCTTGGTGATTTGAGCCAATTGGATGACATGAATATCGTAGAGTTTGATGCTTTTTCGATGTTGAATAAAACCATCGCCAATCCCGAAGTCAAGGGTTTCACCAATGTTACCAACTCTTGCATCGAATCCCTAAAAGATGACGGTAAATTAGATGGAACACAAGCTTTTGAAGTCTGTGATCACCCAGACGAGTATTTGTTCTGGGATGGTATTCACCCAACCACCGTCGCCCATGAACAACTCGCTGATGAGGCACTCTTAGCGCTGGAGTCAGAACCGCAGTCGGTTCCTGAACCGGTTTCGTCCGCTGCATTGGGATTTTTGGGACTCGGTTGGTTAATCGACAAGAAATTCAAGAAATTCCAGGCTAACTGTTCGACAAAAGAGAAGAGCAATTAA
- a CDS encoding glycosyltransferase family 2 protein: MFKFTIVITTYNRLSLLKRAVESALAQTLPCEVIVADDGSSDGTEAYIHSLGDRVVYHRNPVNVGHCATMNAAVKLAQGDWIKPIDDDDYLASNCIEELTKAIARYPQAVLCSTQAIQVNEKGQEVTRTQPINNAPINYVPQSEIHYRMLLEQLPFGTPVQVAFRKDAFVKSGGWDSSFEVNYDDIDSWVKIAQYGDAILVNQHLAYRTLWHQGNHLKFSLQQRLQKHISIKEKIYKFVHPKYRDSLPSLPDIQDFLTLYWSLVGFKQGKFDQALPLLFPALFSRKGWQLLTQVIYARKFYQMSQEDCQEPRPKQMPLFSEI, from the coding sequence GTGTTTAAATTTACGATTGTCATCACCACCTACAACCGTTTGTCTCTGCTGAAACGAGCCGTTGAATCAGCATTGGCACAAACGTTACCCTGTGAAGTGATTGTTGCTGACGATGGTTCCTCAGATGGTACAGAGGCATACATCCATAGTTTAGGCGATCGCGTGGTTTATCACCGCAATCCGGTTAACGTGGGACATTGCGCCACGATGAACGCCGCCGTTAAGCTAGCTCAAGGGGATTGGATTAAACCCATTGACGATGATGACTATCTTGCCTCTAATTGTATTGAGGAATTAACTAAGGCGATCGCCAGATATCCTCAAGCGGTTCTCTGTTCAACTCAGGCGATACAAGTCAACGAAAAGGGTCAAGAAGTAACCCGTACTCAACCAATTAACAATGCTCCGATCAACTATGTGCCTCAGTCTGAGATCCATTATCGGATGCTTTTAGAGCAACTCCCTTTTGGTACGCCTGTACAAGTTGCCTTTCGCAAAGATGCCTTTGTCAAATCCGGGGGATGGGATTCCAGCTTTGAAGTGAACTACGATGATATTGATTCATGGGTGAAAATTGCCCAATATGGAGATGCCATCTTAGTGAATCAGCATCTTGCCTACCGGACGTTATGGCATCAAGGGAATCATCTCAAGTTTTCCCTCCAACAGCGCCTGCAAAAGCATATCTCGATTAAAGAAAAAATTTATAAATTTGTCCATCCAAAGTATCGTGATTCTCTACCCTCGTTGCCAGATATTCAGGATTTTTTGACGTTGTACTGGAGTTTAGTGGGCTTCAAGCAAGGGAAATTTGATCAGGCGCTTCCCCTGTTATTTCCCGCTTTGTTTTCTCGGAAAGGTTGGCAACTTTTAACTCAAGTTATTTACGCTCGCAAATTTTATCAAATGTCCCAGGAAGATTGCCAAGAACCAAGACCCAAGCAGATGCCTTTATTCTCTGAAATATAG
- a CDS encoding adenylate/guanylate cyclase domain-containing protein, whose product MAELKLRLHQGKTEKTVTVNQDVFTIGRLPECDLTLPYEGVSRYHARLLKTATDNWMIKDMGSKNGTLLNERQITSPQLVKNGDVIWLGDVSLVVVLATPSRRTTVKVEPIPAEATILRSVQELQQQWIQAKDKGDDLSVKETTIARLKDLVEIAKSLSAAESIEAIFSRVKDVVFRYLESIERIALLVDVTGSRQLELLNAASRNVNQQQSLAESSHWISRSICQKVFTEKVAIQTADAQADQRFEGEVSILYKGIRSAIAVPLWDETKVVGVLYADAHHSSTHWTQEGEEDLSFFSTLANLVASSVQRWLLTQKLTSEEMIRQRLERYHSPAVVQQLIAYKTLPDGRLPAAESEISILFADIVGFTALSERLSPVEIAQLLNSLFEEMLQEVFAFNGTLDKYIGDCIMAFFGAPESQPDHADRALATAKGMLNRLDKLNADGVLPEPLQLRISVNSGKAVVGDVGSSQRVEYTALGATINLAARIEAICPPGECVVSEDTYALLTHKQGLKLMDEYRFKGIDRPVQVYQTQR is encoded by the coding sequence ATGGCTGAACTCAAACTGCGCCTGCACCAAGGAAAAACCGAAAAAACGGTGACAGTCAATCAGGATGTATTTACAATTGGTCGCTTACCGGAGTGCGACCTAACCTTACCCTACGAGGGGGTATCCCGATATCATGCCCGCCTGTTGAAAACAGCAACCGACAACTGGATGATTAAGGATATGGGCAGCAAAAACGGGACGCTACTGAACGAACGTCAGATTACCTCGCCGCAACTGGTGAAAAACGGGGATGTGATTTGGTTGGGGGATGTCAGCCTTGTGGTTGTTTTAGCGACTCCATCTCGACGAACCACAGTCAAGGTAGAACCGATACCCGCAGAAGCCACTATCCTTCGCAGTGTCCAAGAATTGCAACAGCAATGGATACAAGCAAAAGATAAAGGGGATGATCTTAGCGTCAAGGAAACAACTATTGCTCGCCTCAAAGATTTGGTAGAGATAGCGAAAAGTTTAAGTGCGGCTGAATCCATCGAAGCCATTTTCTCACGGGTAAAGGATGTGGTATTTCGCTATCTCGAAAGCATCGAACGTATCGCTTTATTGGTAGATGTGACGGGTTCAAGGCAACTGGAATTACTCAATGCTGCATCCAGAAACGTCAATCAGCAGCAAAGTTTAGCCGAGTCCAGCCATTGGATTAGTCGAAGTATCTGTCAAAAAGTCTTCACCGAAAAAGTCGCGATTCAAACCGCCGATGCCCAAGCTGACCAACGCTTTGAGGGAGAAGTCAGTATCCTGTACAAAGGAATTCGCAGTGCGATCGCGGTTCCCCTTTGGGATGAAACGAAGGTTGTTGGCGTATTATATGCCGATGCCCATCACTCGTCAACCCATTGGACTCAAGAAGGGGAAGAAGACCTCAGCTTTTTTTCTACCTTAGCCAATCTTGTTGCATCCAGTGTACAACGCTGGCTCTTGACCCAGAAACTCACCAGCGAAGAAATGATTCGCCAACGGCTAGAACGTTATCACTCCCCCGCCGTCGTTCAGCAACTCATCGCCTATAAAACATTACCCGATGGTCGTTTACCCGCCGCCGAAAGCGAAATTAGTATTCTATTTGCCGATATTGTCGGCTTTACCGCGCTCTCCGAACGGTTAAGTCCCGTAGAAATTGCTCAATTGCTGAATAGTTTATTTGAGGAGATGCTGCAAGAAGTCTTTGCCTTTAATGGCACCCTCGACAAATATATTGGCGATTGTATTATGGCATTTTTTGGTGCTCCTGAATCTCAACCAGATCATGCTGACCGCGCCTTAGCGACTGCGAAAGGAATGCTGAATCGTCTAGACAAACTCAATGCTGATGGGGTATTACCGGAACCCTTACAATTGCGGATTTCTGTGAATAGTGGAAAAGCCGTCGTCGGAGATGTGGGCAGTTCTCAACGGGTTGAATATACGGCATTAGGTGCAACCATTAATTTAGCGGCCCGAATAGAAGCCATTTGTCCCCCTGGGGAATGTGTGGTCAGTGAAGATACTTATGCTTTACTGACGCACAAGCAAGGCTTGAAACTAATGGACGAGTATCGCTTCAAAGGAATTGATCGACCTGTACAAGTTTATCAAACCCAGCGATAG
- the pyk gene encoding pyruvate kinase → MQLYTSRRRTKIVATIGPATSHPEILRDLIKAGATTLRLNFSHGTHDDHQRSIRLIRQTAFELNQPVGILQDLQGPKIRLGKFENGSITLERGDRFTLTSEPLIGTQEISSVTYQPLADEVPNGATILLDDGRVEMRVEEINREKRALHCRVVVGGTLSNNKGVNFPGVYLSIRALTDKDRRDLMFGLDQGVDWVALSFVRNPQDVLEIKELITSAGKDVPVIVKIEKHEAIEQMDAILSLADGVMVARGDLGVELPAEDVPILQKRLITTANRLGIPVITATQMLDSMVNSPRATRAEISDVANAILDGTDAVMLSNETAVGNYPVEAVSTMAKIATRIEQEEIVRNMEDTRRSIPNAISQAVGQIAEQLQACAIMTLTKTGSTARNVSKFRPSTPILAVTPHVDVARQLQLVWGIRPLLVLDLPSTGQTFQAAINVAQEKQLVAEGDLVVMTAGTLQGVPGSTDLIKVEVVTAVLGQGIGIGKGSVSGLARVAYSAAEVSNFSPGEILVVPSTSADFVDTMRKASGVVTEEDSLTSHAAVIGMRLGVPVIVGVKNATQRIRDGAIITLDTQRGLVYSGAMAASPASSGAVMV, encoded by the coding sequence ATGCAACTGTACACATCCCGGCGTCGAACCAAGATTGTAGCCACGATTGGTCCTGCTACCAGTCATCCAGAGATACTCAGAGACCTGATTAAAGCAGGTGCGACAACGTTACGGCTCAACTTTTCCCATGGCACTCATGATGACCATCAGCGTAGCATTCGCCTGATTCGCCAAACGGCATTTGAACTGAATCAACCCGTAGGTATCCTGCAAGACTTACAAGGACCGAAAATCCGTTTAGGCAAATTTGAGAACGGTTCGATTACACTAGAACGAGGCGATCGCTTCACCTTAACCAGTGAACCCCTAATCGGCACTCAAGAGATCAGTTCCGTCACATACCAACCCCTCGCTGATGAAGTCCCCAACGGTGCGACGATTCTCTTGGATGATGGCAGAGTGGAGATGCGGGTAGAAGAGATTAATCGCGAGAAACGCGCCTTACACTGTCGGGTCGTTGTCGGTGGGACGCTCTCCAATAACAAAGGGGTCAACTTTCCAGGGGTCTACCTCTCCATTCGCGCCCTCACGGATAAAGACCGCCGGGATTTGATGTTTGGCTTAGACCAAGGGGTCGATTGGGTCGCCCTTAGCTTTGTTCGCAATCCTCAAGATGTGCTGGAGATCAAAGAACTGATTACCAGCGCCGGGAAAGATGTTCCGGTTATTGTCAAGATTGAAAAGCACGAAGCCATAGAACAAATGGATGCTATCCTCTCCCTCGCCGATGGGGTGATGGTGGCGAGGGGTGACTTAGGGGTAGAGTTACCGGCTGAGGATGTACCTATCTTACAAAAGCGGCTAATTACCACCGCCAATCGTCTGGGAATTCCCGTAATTACCGCCACCCAGATGCTGGATAGTATGGTCAACTCTCCACGCGCTACCCGTGCAGAGATTTCCGATGTAGCAAATGCCATTTTAGACGGGACTGACGCCGTAATGCTGTCCAATGAAACCGCCGTGGGGAACTATCCCGTCGAAGCGGTATCGACGATGGCAAAAATTGCTACCCGTATCGAACAAGAGGAAATTGTGCGGAATATGGAAGATACCCGCCGTTCAATTCCCAATGCGATATCCCAGGCGGTGGGTCAAATTGCCGAACAGTTACAAGCCTGTGCGATTATGACCTTAACCAAAACGGGTTCCACAGCAAGAAATGTCTCCAAGTTTCGCCCCTCGACTCCAATTCTGGCGGTGACTCCCCATGTGGATGTGGCGCGACAACTGCAATTGGTGTGGGGAATTCGCCCCCTATTGGTGCTGGATTTACCCTCAACGGGTCAGACATTCCAAGCCGCGATTAATGTCGCCCAGGAAAAACAGCTTGTCGCTGAGGGGGATTTGGTGGTGATGACGGCTGGGACATTGCAAGGGGTTCCAGGTTCGACGGATTTAATTAAAGTGGAAGTGGTCACGGCTGTCCTGGGTCAAGGGATTGGTATTGGTAAAGGTTCAGTGAGTGGTTTAGCGCGGGTGGCGTATAGTGCTGCAGAGGTGAGTAACTTTAGTCCAGGTGAAATCTTGGTGGTTCCGTCAACCAGTGCGGATTTTGTTGATACCATGCGGAAAGCCTCCGGAGTGGTGACGGAGGAAGATAGTTTAACCAGTCATGCGGCGGTGATTGGAATGCGCTTGGGGGTTCCGGTGATTGTCGGCGTGAAAAATGCGACTCAGCGGATTCGAGATGGGGCGATTATCACCCTGGATACCCAGCGCGGTTTAGTCTATTCTGGGGCGATGGCGGCGAGTCCAGCTAGCAGTGGGGCGGTCATGGTTTGA
- a CDS encoding serine/threonine protein kinase, with translation MLQAKQLLQNRYQLQKCFSQNAGRQTWLAEDTTQTPPQQVIVKLLAFSPQMEWDEFKLFEREAQVLKALNHPRIPKHRDYFSLDEQMGQGLCWFCLVQDYIPGQSLQQLLNQGKHFTLAQVRSIAIQILEILSYLHGLNPPVLHRDIKPSNLIFQEDVDTAQGASVYLVDFGAVADPTVVEGVTFTVVGTAGYAPLEQFWGKAVPASDLYALGATLIHLLTGTAPADLPQQNLRIHFRDRVSLSPSFVNWLESLTDPNLERRFNCASQALSNLKNSNRHYVDKTRHIHRTQNKCLSRKNTLRSWTISIPTKIIVDIFLIIISIICLITTLVVAFYMLGLGLCFQDCGDGQFLLMLALLPFLFIAFNIASKIVESFKD, from the coding sequence ATGCTACAAGCCAAACAACTCTTACAGAATCGCTACCAACTGCAAAAATGCTTCTCCCAAAATGCGGGGCGTCAAACCTGGCTAGCTGAAGATACCACCCAAACACCACCACAACAGGTAATCGTCAAGCTACTGGCGTTTAGTCCTCAGATGGAGTGGGACGAGTTTAAACTCTTTGAACGCGAAGCGCAGGTTCTCAAAGCGCTGAACCATCCCCGCATCCCAAAACATCGGGATTATTTTTCTTTAGATGAACAGATGGGTCAAGGGTTGTGTTGGTTTTGTTTAGTACAGGATTATATTCCCGGTCAATCGCTTCAGCAATTACTTAATCAGGGGAAGCATTTCACACTCGCTCAGGTACGTTCCATTGCGATTCAAATTTTAGAGATTTTGAGCTATTTACATGGGTTGAATCCGCCTGTACTACATCGCGATATTAAACCCAGTAATTTAATTTTTCAAGAGGATGTCGATACGGCTCAAGGTGCATCTGTCTATTTAGTTGATTTTGGCGCTGTCGCTGACCCCACTGTGGTTGAAGGAGTCACGTTTACCGTTGTCGGTACAGCAGGTTATGCCCCCCTCGAACAATTTTGGGGTAAAGCAGTTCCCGCCTCAGATTTATATGCGTTGGGCGCTACATTAATTCATTTATTAACGGGGACAGCACCCGCTGATTTACCTCAGCAAAATTTACGCATTCATTTTCGCGATAGGGTCAGTTTAAGTCCTAGTTTTGTGAATTGGCTGGAATCCCTCACTGATCCAAATTTGGAGCGGCGATTTAATTGCGCGTCTCAAGCCTTGTCAAACCTGAAAAATAGTAATCGGCACTATGTTGATAAGACTCGGCACATTCATCGCACACAAAACAAATGCTTATCCAGGAAAAATACTTTACGCTCATGGACTATTTCAATACCAACAAAGATTATAGTTGATATTTTTTTAATTATAATCTCGATTATTTGTTTGATCACTACCTTGGTAGTTGCCTTTTATATGTTGGGTCTTGGACTCTGTTTTCAGGATTGTGGAGATGGGCAATTCTTGCTAATGTTGGCATTATTACCTTTCCTTTTTATTGCATTCAATATAGCCTCAAAAATTGTAGAAAGTTTCAAAGATTAG
- a CDS encoding type IV pilin-like G/H family protein, with protein MIAKSLQSSSQSTRHNPRFLRLLRLITLQFSLAAFAVFGLILPTIKTLKTAQAKRTIDSMDLEQSDNFMRKNKFLPSILFLDVNRGGSNYTYSTHATPLYALNYAIPKQRNLNSLVSGVFLDLDSLESNYLTTVRILCESKSSGKTPPAAPVVKNGVLECGVGTKRVASYYSGTSVIWGEEEKLLYESLNSAKNGNYTQALNMAETLRNDATKDKAFAAILYELIEAKQYEQALKIADTMQQPSYRAIALAAMGEFEQAIHVAKTIEKFSVKASTLDTIVRELAVAGKSDRALEIAETIQSYYGSREKMLQAIANYRNAQ; from the coding sequence ATGATTGCTAAATCTCTACAGAGTAGCAGTCAAAGCACTAGACATAACCCTCGTTTCTTACGTCTTTTGCGTTTAATTACACTTCAGTTTAGCCTTGCTGCTTTTGCTGTTTTTGGCTTAATATTGCCTACGATAAAGACGCTTAAGACAGCACAAGCCAAACGAACTATTGATTCAATGGATTTGGAGCAAAGCGATAATTTTATGCGAAAAAATAAGTTCTTACCTTCTATTCTTTTTCTTGATGTAAACAGAGGAGGCTCAAATTATACCTATTCAACTCATGCTACTCCCTTATATGCTTTGAACTATGCCATTCCTAAGCAAAGGAACCTTAACAGCCTTGTCAGTGGTGTATTCTTAGATTTAGATAGCCTGGAGTCCAATTACTTAACAACTGTAAGGATTTTATGTGAGTCGAAATCTTCTGGAAAAACACCTCCTGCTGCTCCAGTTGTAAAAAATGGGGTATTAGAATGTGGAGTGGGTACAAAAAGAGTAGCTTCTTATTATTCAGGAACATCTGTGATTTGGGGAGAAGAAGAAAAATTGCTTTATGAATCGTTAAATTCTGCAAAAAATGGCAACTATACTCAAGCCCTAAATATGGCTGAAACGCTACGAAATGACGCAACTAAAGATAAGGCATTTGCCGCAATTCTATACGAGTTAATAGAAGCCAAACAGTATGAACAAGCCTTGAAAATTGCTGACACGATGCAACAGCCTAGTTATCGAGCGATCGCGCTAGCGGCTATGGGTGAATTTGAGCAAGCCATTCACGTTGCTAAAACCATTGAAAAGTTCTCTGTAAAAGCCAGTACCTTGGATACAATCGTGCGCGAGTTAGCGGTTGCGGGGAAGTCTGATCGCGCCCTGGAAATAGCTGAAACCATCCAATCGTACTATGGGAGTAGGGAGAAAATGTTACAGGCGATCGCGAACTATCGAAATGCTCAGTAA
- a CDS encoding DNA cytosine methyltransferase — protein sequence MEQSNLKEKAIVSLFSGCGGLDLGFRQAGFNVVWANEYDKDIWQTYQSNHPNTFLDRRDIRHVPSADIPDCFGIVGGPPCQSWSEAGTQKGINDDRGRLFLEYIRILKDKQPRFFLAENVSGMLHKKHENALRNIIAAFEEAGYVISYKLLNARHYNVPQDRKRVIFIGYHIDLNKCFKFNTLVPGYRMFTLRDAIWNLRESAIPAFSNNKTRGEDCLVANHEYMVGGFSSIYMSRNRVRSWNEPSFTIQAGGRHAPIHPQANKMIHIGKDKWIFDPQSPNPYQRLSVRECARIQTFDDDFIFYYERLAAGYKMIGNAVPVNLSYALAKSIYQDLLAADSPNKPNQIQVHPITTS from the coding sequence ATGGAACAGTCAAACTTAAAGGAAAAAGCGATAGTCTCTTTATTTTCCGGCTGCGGTGGACTCGATCTAGGGTTTCGTCAAGCAGGCTTTAATGTGGTATGGGCAAATGAATATGACAAAGATATATGGCAAACTTATCAAAGTAATCATCCCAATACATTTCTTGATCGGCGTGATATTCGGCACGTTCCTTCTGCGGACATTCCAGACTGCTTCGGGATTGTTGGCGGTCCTCCTTGCCAAAGTTGGAGTGAGGCAGGTACTCAAAAGGGAATCAATGATGATCGCGGCAGATTATTTTTAGAGTATATCCGGATTTTGAAAGACAAGCAACCTCGCTTTTTCTTGGCGGAAAATGTTTCTGGTATGCTACACAAAAAGCACGAAAATGCTTTACGCAACATTATTGCAGCCTTTGAGGAAGCTGGCTATGTCATTTCCTACAAACTTTTGAATGCTCGGCACTATAATGTGCCTCAAGATAGAAAGCGAGTCATTTTCATTGGTTATCATATTGACTTAAATAAATGCTTTAAATTTAACACTTTAGTGCCTGGATATCGTATGTTTACCTTGCGAGATGCTATTTGGAATTTGCGAGAATCAGCAATCCCGGCATTTAGCAATAATAAGACACGCGGGGAAGACTGTCTCGTGGCTAATCATGAATATATGGTTGGTGGATTCTCCAGTATTTATATGTCTCGTAACCGGGTTCGTTCCTGGAATGAACCATCATTTACCATTCAGGCGGGTGGTCGTCATGCACCAATCCATCCCCAGGCAAATAAAATGATTCATATCGGAAAGGATAAATGGATATTTGACCCTCAATCACCCAATCCTTACCAACGTTTATCAGTTCGAGAATGTGCGAGAATTCAAACCTTTGACGATGACTTTATTTTTTACTATGAACGATTAGCGGCTGGGTACAAAATGATTGGTAATGCTGTTCCAGTCAATTTAAGCTATGCTTTAGCCAAAAGTATATACCAAGATTTATTAGCCGCAGACTCCCCCAATAAACCAAACCAGATACAGGTTCACCCTATAACAACATCTTAG
- a CDS encoding histone deacetylase family protein, with the protein MNLPIVYHPDYVTPLPPGHRFPMSKFGKLCELLLADTIVTSEQIHTPNPPPREWIQLIHTPDYIQAYCNGTLDPKAQRRIGLPWSPGLVTRTCTAVGGTILTAQLALTHGIACNTAGGTHHAFPSYGSGFCIFNDLAIATRVLQTMGLVQKILILDLDVHQGDGTAFIFQNDPTVFTFSMHCQVNFPATKQKSDLDIPLPVGMDDDAYLQTLAHHLPDILSEVQPDLVLYDAGVDTHACDRFGKLALTDTGIYRREMQVLSTCIAAGYPVASVIGGGYGDDMKALIYRHSLLHRAANDVYRHQT; encoded by the coding sequence ATGAACCTGCCAATCGTCTATCACCCCGACTACGTTACCCCCCTTCCACCCGGACATCGTTTTCCCATGTCCAAATTCGGCAAACTCTGTGAACTCCTCCTCGCCGATACGATTGTCACTTCTGAACAAATCCACACTCCCAATCCTCCACCCAGAGAATGGATTCAACTCATCCACACCCCTGACTACATCCAAGCCTACTGTAACGGTACACTTGACCCGAAAGCCCAGCGCCGCATTGGATTACCTTGGAGTCCCGGCTTGGTGACGCGAACCTGTACGGCGGTTGGCGGGACAATCCTGACGGCTCAACTTGCCCTGACTCATGGTATTGCTTGTAATACGGCGGGAGGAACTCATCATGCCTTTCCCAGCTATGGATCAGGTTTTTGTATCTTTAATGATTTAGCGATCGCGACTCGTGTTCTCCAGACTATGGGATTAGTTCAAAAAATCCTAATTCTTGATTTGGATGTTCATCAAGGAGATGGTACGGCGTTTATTTTCCAAAATGACCCCACTGTCTTTACCTTCTCCATGCACTGTCAGGTCAATTTCCCCGCCACTAAACAAAAAAGTGATCTTGACATTCCTCTCCCTGTGGGTATGGATGACGATGCTTACCTACAAACCTTAGCCCACCATCTCCCTGATATCTTGTCTGAGGTTCAGCCTGACTTAGTTCTCTATGATGCTGGAGTAGACACCCACGCATGCGATCGCTTTGGTAAGCTAGCCTTAACCGATACGGGAATTTACCGCCGTGAAATGCAGGTACTCAGCACCTGTATCGCCGCAGGCTACCCTGTCGCCAGTGTGATTGGGGGCGGCTATGGAGATGACATGAAGGCTTTAATCTACCGTCACTCTCTCCTCCATCGTGCCGCTAATGATGTTTATCGCCATCAGACGTAG
- the gshA gene encoding glutamate--cysteine ligase, with product MLLSKGFEIEMYTGTPQGEIVGLSDRIVASLDGFMREPDTRNVEYTTAPLCCYDRLLCALVRPRQHLRTYLKTLGNYTLIPGSTLSLGGSDRFYRSDPQNPYHDYIEQTYGSNVVTASVHINVGISDPELLMQACRLVRVEAPLY from the coding sequence GTGCTGCTATCGAAAGGCTTTGAAATTGAAATGTATACTGGCACTCCCCAAGGGGAAATTGTCGGTCTGTCTGATCGGATTGTGGCATCCTTGGATGGCTTCATGCGGGAACCGGATACCCGCAATGTCGAATATACCACGGCTCCTTTATGCTGCTACGATCGCCTCTTATGCGCTTTGGTACGCCCACGCCAGCACCTCCGCACTTATCTGAAAACTCTGGGAAACTACACCCTGATTCCCGGCAGTACCCTGTCTCTAGGGGGGAGCGATCGCTTCTACCGCTCTGACCCGCAAAACCCTTATCATGACTACATTGAGCAAACCTATGGCAGTAATGTGGTCACCGCCAGTGTTCATATCAATGTGGGCATTTCTGACCCAGAACTGCTGATGCAAGCCTGTCGTCTGGTACGGGTAGAAGCCCCCTTATAC
- a CDS encoding tRNA (cytidine(34)-2'-O)-methyltransferase, with the protein MLRVVLVCPQIPPNTGNVARTCAATDTELHLVGPLGFEISDRYLKRAGLDYWPYVKFHYHETLEAFNQVSQKLGGRWIGFSTSGQYSYVQFQFQPNDWLFFGSETQGLSPSVLTRCGATVVIPMTQPGVRSLNLSVSAALGLFEARRQLGYLI; encoded by the coding sequence ATGCTTAGGGTTGTCTTAGTTTGCCCCCAAATTCCGCCCAATACAGGCAATGTCGCCCGTACCTGTGCCGCTACAGATACGGAGTTACATCTAGTTGGACCCTTGGGATTTGAAATTAGCGATCGCTACCTCAAGCGAGCCGGACTTGATTATTGGCCCTATGTCAAGTTTCACTACCATGAAACCTTGGAGGCATTTAATCAGGTTTCCCAAAAGCTGGGAGGGCGATGGATTGGTTTCAGCACTTCTGGGCAATACAGTTATGTTCAATTCCAATTTCAACCCAATGACTGGCTGTTCTTTGGCAGCGAAACTCAAGGGCTGTCCCCATCCGTTTTAACCCGTTGTGGCGCAACTGTGGTTATTCCAATGACACAACCCGGTGTTCGCAGTTTAAATCTTTCCGTCAGCGCGGCTTTGGGTTTGTTTGAAGCACGGCGTCAATTGGGATACCTAATCTAG